The DNA window ATTCTAGATGGGTAGAGTTTCTTAGATAAAGTATAAAAAAGAATTGGATTAGTTCTTGAATAATACACATACATGGCAAGCTTCAGGGTTAAAAAATCTAGCAAATCATAAATGCAAGCAGGATTAGTTCATATCACACTAAACCAGAAGGTCCTGATCACATTACCTAATACATCATGCATGTTTTAAACTAAGACTAATAACAATTGGGTATTTTATATAACTGACAACACATATGAGTTACCTGTGCTGGAAATTTGCCTCCAAAAGCATGTGCTTCCAAGTTTATTCCTCCAGTGGATGTTGCCTCATATACACCATACAAGAGCCTCAACTTAATATCAAAGAGGAAGATCTTTGTTCCAggtttaatcttttttttttttgaaataggtaACTTTGTTTGAGGTTTAATCTTTTCTaccatttcctttttatttgaaCCAACCCCAAAAACACGAAATCTGAAACAATCGAGTTTTGTCTCTCTATTGCACAAAAATATAAAACCAGAAAGGTCCATGAAAGCTTCCTCGTCTTTCTCTTTGTCTTGTGAGGCAGCTCTACAAACACTAGATGCAGGAGCTGGAGAAGCAACAGAAGCGGAGACTCCTGCTGAGTCAATAATAGGGAGAAAAGCTTGATCCAGCATACTACTTGGCTTAACCTCTACATCCGGCCTTGAGGTGAAAGGATCAACCTTTCATCAGTGGCACCATGTGCTCTCATTGTGTTATGGGTGGCACGTTTAATAATTATAAgatatcttatatatatatatatatatatatatatatatatatatatatatatataaacagaATTTCAACCAAGGTCACCGGGTGCCGTGGCACTCCGTGGCTATACATAGATCCGTAATTTACTGTTTTTATCTACATGACCGAACACGGGAAAAGTTATGCAGAGAGTAATCTTTACTTTCCTCCCTAATCTGTGGAAACAAATTGATAAACACACATGTAGAAGAGATAAATCATCCTTATAGAAGACTACCAATCCAAAAGGCCAAACTAGTCAATGAACAAATGGAAAGAACTACCCACATGAAAACCCTACTATTGCTTTGCACCTTGAAACAGTACATATTTTCTATCTTAACTTGCAAAGGTAATGCAATCACACCAAGGAAAGTGTGAAGCATGAGCTTTTAGTCCCTTCAAAGTCAATTCAACCTCATCTCTCACTTCCCACATCGCCTAAAATATTGTACCCCTTCCGTTTACTTCTCTTTAACAAATAGAAAGAGTAGCCACACAAATAACCGCGTATATGAAAAAGATGTTTTAATTAACATACATTTAGGAATAAATGTCACCTGAATCTGACAGGTTAATTAGACATTCTATTTTCTCCTCGTACCTTCCTGCTAAAAATGATTCGCACCCAGGGTTCAAAACTCAACAGAAataaaaaaacactaggtgtTTCTTCTCATCTGTGCTAAACTTGGTGGACAAAGTTACCTAGTATTTGTTGCTGGTGAAAGATAACATGTATCCCATGGAATTAGTCAATGTGCGCGAAAGCTGGCCTGGACACCAagttcatcaaaaaaataaaatgacttgTCACCACTCAGGACTTTAAGTTCTAGTCCAGTAGCACTTAGCTCCATAACAGCACACCAAACGGAGCTAAAATAGACACATTGGCTGAAATAATCTCCGCATTCATAATAAACCGCACAACTCATACATAAATTTGCACACGGATGTTGAAACTGATCATAACACCCATCATTCCTCTACAAAATCAGTCCCATCATAGGAACCACCAATGTCAAGCGAAAATCCAAGTAATTCTTTCTCCAgaaaaagaaatagtaaatGTTCACACACATCAGGAT is part of the Solanum stenotomum isolate F172 chromosome 8, ASM1918654v1, whole genome shotgun sequence genome and encodes:
- the LOC125872328 gene encoding DCD domain-containing protein NRP-like — encoded protein: MLDQAFLPIIDSAGVSASVASPAPASSVCRAASQDKEKDEEAFMDLSGFIFLCNRETKLDCFRFRVFGVGSNKKEMVEKIKPGTKIFLFDIKLRLLYGVYEATSTGGINLEAHAFGGKFPAQVTHMCCQLYKIPNCY